The Pontibacter pudoricolor genome contains a region encoding:
- a CDS encoding DUF4168 domain-containing protein, translated as MINNKLKGLAVAVLIVGAGTVTNTAFAQKKKQQTPPAQPKTEQTTPQITPTTTFTDADLKQFAEANNRLMVIQQEGEKAMLAILTEEKLSVEKFSEMAKAHQQQKINEVKATPEEFAAFNRSAQRMMEMQPTMEQDMEKAIVKDGMTVEKYEQIMLAVKQDPAMQAKVQQLMGQK; from the coding sequence ATGATCAATAATAAACTGAAGGGGCTTGCTGTGGCTGTACTTATAGTTGGAGCAGGTACTGTCACCAATACAGCTTTTGCGCAGAAGAAAAAGCAACAGACACCGCCGGCTCAGCCTAAAACTGAACAAACTACTCCGCAAATAACCCCAACCACTACCTTCACCGATGCAGACCTGAAGCAGTTTGCCGAAGCCAATAATCGCCTGATGGTTATACAACAGGAAGGAGAGAAAGCCATGCTTGCTATTTTGACGGAAGAGAAACTGAGCGTAGAAAAATTCAGTGAGATGGCAAAAGCACATCAGCAGCAGAAAATAAACGAAGTGAAAGCTACGCCGGAAGAATTTGCTGCTTTTAACAGGTCGGCGCAACGCATGATGGAAATGCAGCCGACGATGGAGCAGGATATGGAAAAGGCAATTGTAAAGGACGGGATGACGGTAGAAAAGTATGAACAGATAATGCTTGCCGTTAAGCAGGACCCGGCCATGCAGGCCAAAGTGCAGCAGCTGATGGGCCAGAAATAA
- a CDS encoding amidohydrolase family protein produces the protein MHKQTPTHPVLTDSGLLKIDIHTHILPATWPNLRERYGYGGFIRLEHHKPCCARMMMDDKFFREIQDNCWDPKVRMHECSQYKVGVQVLSTVPVMFNYWAKPEHTYDLSKFLNDHIAGIVADYPDRFIGLGTLPMQDADLSIKELERCVKELGMPGIQIGSNINGKNLDAAELFPIFEAAQDLGAAVFVHPWDMLGKDRTGNYWMPWLVGMPAETTVAICSMIFGGVFERLPKLRVAFAHGGGSFPSTIGRIAHGFEVRPDLCAVDNPVNPREYLGKFYFDSLVHDPLMLEYLVNLVGANCIALGTDYPFPLGELEPGKLIESMPYDLATIERMLNGTALEWLNLKKEQFVKEPTIKSASPLVG, from the coding sequence ATGCACAAACAAACGCCTACACATCCTGTACTAACAGACTCGGGTCTGCTGAAGATAGATATACACACGCATATTTTGCCGGCTACCTGGCCTAACCTGCGCGAACGGTACGGATATGGCGGCTTTATACGGCTGGAGCACCACAAACCCTGCTGCGCCCGCATGATGATGGATGACAAATTCTTCCGCGAAATTCAGGACAACTGCTGGGACCCCAAGGTACGCATGCACGAGTGCAGCCAGTATAAAGTAGGTGTGCAGGTGCTCAGCACTGTGCCGGTTATGTTTAATTACTGGGCCAAACCCGAACATACCTACGACCTGAGCAAATTCCTGAACGACCACATAGCCGGCATCGTAGCTGATTACCCGGACCGTTTTATTGGCCTGGGTACGCTGCCGATGCAGGATGCCGACCTTTCTATAAAAGAGCTGGAACGCTGTGTAAAAGAACTGGGTATGCCTGGTATACAGATTGGCTCTAATATAAACGGCAAAAACCTGGATGCCGCAGAGCTCTTCCCGATTTTTGAAGCCGCACAGGACCTGGGCGCTGCTGTTTTTGTGCACCCCTGGGATATGCTGGGCAAAGATAGAACTGGTAATTACTGGATGCCGTGGCTGGTCGGCATGCCCGCCGAAACGACGGTTGCCATCTGTTCGATGATATTCGGTGGTGTGTTTGAGCGCTTGCCAAAACTGCGTGTTGCGTTTGCGCATGGCGGTGGTTCTTTCCCGTCAACGATTGGCCGTATTGCCCATGGCTTTGAAGTGCGGCCAGACCTTTGCGCGGTTGATAACCCTGTAAACCCACGCGAGTACCTGGGCAAGTTCTACTTCGATTCGCTGGTGCACGACCCGCTGATGCTGGAATATTTGGTGAACCTGGTTGGCGCGAACTGCATTGCCTTAGGTACCGATTACCCCTTCCCGTTGGGCGAACTGGAACCCGGCAAACTCATCGAATCAATGCCTTACGACCTGGCAACTATAGAACGCATGCTGAACGGCACTGCCCTGGAATGGCTTAACCTGAAAAAGGAACAGTTTGTAAAAGAGCCAACTATAAAGTCTGCCTCTCCGCTTGTTGGGTAA
- the kynU gene encoding kynureninase produces MNYQNTLAFAQEQDQNDPLHHFRDKFYFPQVNKQDAIYFCGNSLGLQPKSAQMYIDNEMYKWANLAVEGHFKGEEPWFNYHELLAAGAARVVGAKESEVVIMNQLTVNLHLMLVSFYRPEGKRFKIITEAGAFPSDQYALETQTRFHGYNPDEAVVELYPREGEFTLRTEDILQAIKDNADELALVMMGGINYYTGQVFDMEAITKAGHEAGAIVGFDLAHAAGNIPVKLHDWGVDFAVWCTYKYLNSGPGGTSGVFVHERHANNPELPRFAGWWGHDASSRFQMKKGFIPMSGAAGWQLSNAQILPLAVHRASLEIFDAAGMENMRAKSEKLTGYLEYLINDVHVGKDVLEMITPTDPKARGCQISILVKKNARELFNKLMEAGIIVDYREPNVIRVAPTPLYNSFEEVFLFSEILHKTLEEHQ; encoded by the coding sequence ATGAACTATCAGAATACCCTTGCCTTTGCGCAGGAGCAAGACCAGAACGACCCGTTACATCACTTCAGAGATAAATTTTACTTCCCGCAGGTTAACAAACAGGATGCCATTTACTTCTGTGGCAACTCGCTTGGCCTGCAGCCAAAATCAGCACAGATGTACATCGATAACGAAATGTATAAATGGGCTAACCTGGCAGTGGAAGGGCATTTTAAAGGCGAAGAACCCTGGTTTAATTACCATGAACTGCTGGCTGCCGGTGCGGCCCGCGTGGTAGGCGCCAAAGAAAGCGAAGTCGTGATCATGAACCAGCTGACCGTGAACCTGCACCTGATGCTGGTGTCGTTTTACAGGCCGGAAGGCAAGCGCTTTAAGATCATTACCGAGGCAGGTGCTTTCCCGTCAGACCAATACGCCCTGGAAACCCAGACCCGCTTTCATGGCTATAACCCCGACGAAGCTGTAGTTGAACTGTACCCGCGCGAAGGCGAGTTTACACTTCGTACCGAAGACATTCTGCAAGCCATAAAAGACAATGCCGATGAGCTGGCGCTGGTGATGATGGGTGGCATAAACTACTATACGGGCCAGGTGTTCGATATGGAAGCCATTACCAAAGCAGGCCACGAAGCAGGTGCTATAGTTGGGTTTGACCTGGCACATGCTGCCGGCAACATACCTGTAAAACTGCACGACTGGGGTGTAGACTTTGCGGTGTGGTGTACTTACAAATACCTGAACTCCGGCCCGGGCGGCACGTCCGGTGTGTTTGTGCACGAGCGCCATGCCAACAATCCTGAACTGCCACGTTTTGCCGGCTGGTGGGGCCACGATGCCAGCTCACGTTTCCAGATGAAAAAAGGCTTTATACCGATGTCCGGAGCTGCAGGCTGGCAACTGAGCAACGCCCAGATCTTACCACTGGCTGTGCACCGTGCCTCTTTAGAGATTTTTGATGCAGCCGGCATGGAAAATATGCGCGCCAAAAGCGAAAAGCTGACCGGTTACCTGGAGTACCTGATCAACGATGTGCATGTAGGCAAAGATGTACTGGAAATGATCACCCCAACTGATCCGAAAGCGCGTGGCTGCCAGATATCGATATTGGTAAAAAAGAATGCCCGTGAGCTGTTTAACAAACTAATGGAAGCCGGCATTATAGTGGACTACCGCGAACCGAACGTTATTCGTGTAGCCCCTACCCCGCTTTACAACAGCTTCGAAGAAGTATTCCTTTTCTCTGAAATCCTGCACAAAACACTGGAAGAACACCAGTAA
- a CDS encoding potassium/proton antiporter yields MNLSIENILLGASILLLISIFLSKSLGKYGIPALILFLAVGMLAGSEGIGKIHFDDPGSAQSVGTVALAIILFSGGLDTRWETTKPILWRGVSLSTFGVFITAMLLGLFVWRITDFTFLEAMLLASIVSSTDAAAVFSILRSKNIGLKHNLRPTLELESGSNDPMAYFLTVSFTYLVMNEGEASMWQLVPMFFLQMSIGAIMGIAMGRTMAWVINRIKLHQDGLYPALSLGMLIFTFAFTTVINGNGFLAVYIAGVMLGNRNYIHKGSLTRFYDGLAWLMQIVIFLTLGLLVFPSQMIPVFGTGVLISLFLMFVARPASVFISLIPFRSTFRDKLYISWVGLRGAVPIVFATYPLLAGVGKADMMFNIVFFIVLTSVMLQGTTLTVVARWLGLSRRDSSPKRFQLGEEMGLDMKNALVELDLTKESMAVGRSIVELQFPKTALIVLINRGGKYVTPNGATVLEENDKLLVMINNDSELEKVNQALGISA; encoded by the coding sequence ATGAATCTTTCGATCGAGAACATTTTACTGGGTGCTTCTATCCTGTTACTGATAAGCATTTTTCTCAGTAAGAGCCTCGGTAAATATGGTATCCCGGCCCTGATCCTGTTCCTGGCGGTAGGCATGCTGGCCGGCTCCGAAGGCATTGGAAAAATTCATTTCGATGATCCCGGTTCGGCCCAGTCTGTGGGTACTGTTGCCCTTGCCATTATCCTTTTTTCAGGGGGCCTGGACACGCGCTGGGAAACTACCAAACCTATTCTCTGGCGGGGGGTGAGCTTATCTACCTTTGGGGTATTTATAACCGCCATGCTGCTGGGGCTGTTTGTGTGGCGTATCACTGACTTTACTTTCCTGGAGGCAATGCTGCTGGCCTCTATCGTTTCGTCTACCGATGCAGCGGCCGTGTTCTCTATCCTTCGCTCTAAAAACATCGGTCTTAAACATAACCTGCGCCCTACCCTGGAGCTGGAATCCGGCAGCAACGACCCGATGGCTTACTTCCTGACCGTGAGTTTTACTTACCTGGTGATGAACGAAGGAGAAGCAAGTATGTGGCAGCTGGTACCTATGTTTTTTCTGCAGATGAGTATTGGTGCTATTATGGGTATTGCCATGGGGCGCACGATGGCCTGGGTCATTAACCGGATAAAATTACATCAGGATGGCCTTTATCCGGCACTTTCGCTGGGCATGCTCATTTTTACATTTGCGTTTACCACAGTCATCAATGGCAACGGTTTCCTGGCGGTATACATTGCCGGGGTTATGCTGGGCAACCGCAACTATATACACAAAGGCAGCTTAACCAGGTTCTACGATGGCCTGGCCTGGCTTATGCAGATCGTTATATTCCTGACGCTTGGTTTGCTGGTGTTCCCGTCGCAGATGATACCTGTATTTGGCACCGGAGTACTTATCTCGCTTTTTCTGATGTTTGTGGCCCGTCCGGCAAGCGTTTTTATTAGCCTGATCCCATTCCGGAGTACTTTTCGTGATAAACTATATATTTCGTGGGTAGGTTTGCGCGGTGCAGTGCCTATTGTGTTTGCTACTTACCCGCTGCTGGCCGGTGTCGGGAAAGCGGACATGATGTTTAACATTGTGTTCTTTATTGTGCTCACGTCGGTTATGCTGCAGGGCACTACACTTACAGTTGTGGCCCGGTGGCTGGGCCTCTCCCGCCGCGACAGTTCTCCGAAGCGTTTCCAGTTAGGCGAAGAAATGGGCCTTGATATGAAAAATGCACTTGTAGAGCTCGACCTGACAAAGGAAAGTATGGCAGTAGGCAGATCTATAGTTGAATTACAGTTTCCGAAAACAGCCCTGATCGTGCTTATAAACCGTGGCGGCAAATACGTTACCCCAAATGGCGCTACCGTGCTCGAAGAAAACGACAAGCTGCTGGTAATGATAAACAACGACAGTGAACTTGAAAAAGTAAACCAGGCATTGGGTATTTCCGCTTAA
- a CDS encoding FAD-dependent oxidoreductase, which translates to MTDKKNIAIMGAGLVGSLLSLYLAKRGYKVDLYERRPDMRVSTLDGGRSINLALSDRGWKALRGIGIEDEVRRVAIPMYGRVMHDEQGNLTYQPYGKEGQAIYSVSRAGLNMALMNVSEPNPDINYHFNRQVQDVNLKTNEVTLRNHDDAIDETITPDLIFGADGAFSMVRGALQKTERFNYQQSYLEYGYKELTIPPAEGGGWLLEKNALHIWPRGNYMMIALPNTDGSFTCTLFFPYEGERSFASIKNDTDLLNFFLEVFPDAIPLMPDLAQDYFCNPTGSLVTIKCFPWSYEDKVLLIGDASHAVVPFYGQGMNAGFEDITVLDKMLDTFDGDWSALFKAFERKRKPDADAIADLAVMNFVEMRDKVADPRFLLRKKVEGKISEQYPGKWNTLYSMVTFSDLPYSYALETGQQQDKIMKKVMKYIQTIEDYNKPEVQQLLEKQLIQKAKLKTYQPQEA; encoded by the coding sequence ATGACCGACAAGAAGAACATCGCCATTATGGGAGCCGGATTGGTAGGCTCGCTGCTATCGTTATACCTGGCCAAGCGCGGCTATAAAGTAGATTTGTACGAGCGCAGGCCCGATATGCGCGTGAGCACCCTGGATGGTGGCCGTTCTATTAACCTCGCTCTAAGCGACAGGGGCTGGAAAGCACTGCGTGGCATTGGTATAGAAGACGAAGTGCGCCGGGTGGCAATACCCATGTATGGCCGCGTAATGCACGACGAACAAGGCAACCTGACGTACCAGCCTTATGGCAAAGAAGGGCAGGCGATTTACTCTGTATCGCGGGCGGGGCTGAACATGGCGCTTATGAATGTATCGGAGCCAAACCCGGATATAAACTACCACTTTAACCGCCAGGTGCAGGACGTAAACCTGAAAACCAACGAAGTTACACTGCGCAACCACGATGATGCTATCGACGAAACTATAACGCCGGATTTGATTTTTGGTGCAGACGGGGCTTTCTCGATGGTGCGCGGTGCCCTGCAGAAAACAGAACGGTTTAACTACCAGCAAAGCTACCTGGAGTACGGTTACAAAGAACTAACTATACCACCTGCTGAAGGTGGCGGTTGGCTCCTTGAAAAAAATGCCCTGCACATCTGGCCGCGCGGCAACTATATGATGATCGCGCTGCCGAACACGGACGGGAGCTTTACCTGTACGCTGTTTTTCCCTTACGAAGGCGAGCGCTCCTTTGCCTCCATCAAAAACGATACAGACCTGCTTAACTTTTTCCTGGAAGTGTTTCCGGATGCGATACCTTTGATGCCGGACCTGGCCCAGGACTATTTCTGCAACCCAACGGGCTCGCTGGTAACTATAAAATGTTTCCCGTGGAGCTACGAAGATAAAGTGCTGCTGATAGGCGATGCCAGCCATGCGGTGGTGCCGTTTTACGGGCAGGGCATGAACGCCGGCTTCGAGGACATTACCGTGCTGGACAAGATGCTGGATACCTTTGACGGCGACTGGAGTGCCCTGTTTAAAGCCTTTGAGCGCAAGCGCAAACCTGATGCCGATGCCATAGCCGACCTGGCCGTGATGAACTTTGTAGAGATGCGCGACAAGGTAGCCGACCCCAGGTTCCTGCTTCGCAAAAAAGTAGAAGGCAAAATAAGCGAGCAATACCCGGGCAAATGGAATACGCTGTATAGTATGGTTACTTTCTCTGATCTGCCTTATTCTTACGCCCTTGAAACCGGCCAGCAGCAAGACAAGATCATGAAGAAGGTAATGAAGTACATCCAGACTATAGAAGACTATAACAAGCCGGAAGTGCAGCAACTACTCGAAAAACAGCTCATTCAAAAAGCGAAACTAAAAACATACCAGCCACAGGAAGCATAA
- a CDS encoding alpha-ketoglutarate-dependent dioxygenase AlkB family protein, with product MNKFKIDSAANLTIPGAEVYFVPDFFTQQESERYFEQLLEQVNWKQEKIRMFGKELPMPRLTAWYGDKAYMYSGLENKPQPWLPVLLQIKDKVETATGHNYNSVLLNLYQNGQNSMGWHSDDEPELGPEPTIASVSFGAERRFGFRHRHNKAQKNIYLTITHGSLLLMQGPTQRNWQHAIPKTARPTGNRINLTFRNIVS from the coding sequence ATGAACAAGTTTAAAATAGACAGTGCAGCAAACCTAACTATACCAGGTGCGGAAGTATATTTTGTGCCTGATTTCTTTACTCAACAGGAAAGCGAACGATACTTTGAGCAACTACTGGAGCAGGTAAACTGGAAACAGGAAAAGATACGCATGTTCGGGAAGGAACTACCCATGCCGCGCCTGACCGCCTGGTACGGCGACAAAGCCTATATGTACTCCGGCCTTGAGAATAAACCGCAACCCTGGTTACCGGTATTGCTGCAGATAAAAGATAAAGTAGAAACCGCCACCGGCCATAACTATAACAGCGTATTGCTAAACCTGTACCAGAACGGCCAAAATAGCATGGGCTGGCACTCCGACGATGAACCGGAACTAGGTCCTGAGCCAACTATAGCATCGGTTAGTTTTGGAGCAGAACGCAGGTTTGGTTTCCGGCATAGGCACAACAAAGCACAAAAGAATATCTACCTGACTATAACCCACGGCAGCCTGCTGCTGATGCAGGGCCCAACGCAACGCAACTGGCAGCATGCCATCCCCAAAACAGCCAGGCCCACAGGCAACCGCATTAACCTTACTTTCCGTAACATTGTAAGCTAA
- a CDS encoding cation:proton antiporter: MDSYIIVITIIGLAALSMAWVPAMIEKSFLSYPIIYLLIGVLIYSLPLSLPFPDPLWHEGYAVHLTELSVIVSLMATGLKIRRRVSWKNWKIPLKLVSVTMLLSIGILAFLGWWWLGLAPAAAVLLGAVMAPTDPVLAEQVQVGPPHDTEEDDVRFSLTAEAGLNDGSAFPFVWLAIAIAVGASTGEGWVTEWVLWDLVYKVIAGVAMGYVIGRGLAYLIFYLPRSSSFPETGDGFVALSATLVTYGLTEMVHGYGFIAVFIAALTMSSYEEGHEYHTEMHDFVTQIERILMVILLMLFGGSLVTGLLDHLTWEGVLLGLGFLFIIRPLTAYISIFKDNCSIREKVAISFFGIRGIGSFFYLAFAFNEANFTDTDELWSIVGFIVMVSIVLHGVTASRVMDYLDSSRRRERRAKRRLASENKGRSYRDEQV, translated from the coding sequence ATGGATTCATACATTATTGTTATTACCATAATAGGGTTGGCTGCTCTCTCCATGGCCTGGGTGCCAGCCATGATAGAAAAGAGTTTTCTTTCTTACCCTATCATTTATTTGCTGATCGGTGTACTAATTTATTCGCTGCCCCTTAGCCTTCCGTTCCCAGACCCTTTATGGCACGAAGGCTATGCCGTGCATCTTACTGAGTTGAGCGTTATAGTTTCGCTGATGGCCACCGGCCTTAAAATAAGGCGCAGGGTTAGCTGGAAAAACTGGAAGATTCCGCTGAAGTTAGTATCTGTAACCATGTTGCTCTCTATTGGTATACTTGCTTTTTTAGGCTGGTGGTGGCTGGGCCTGGCTCCTGCAGCAGCTGTGCTACTCGGGGCTGTTATGGCGCCCACAGATCCGGTGCTGGCAGAACAGGTGCAGGTTGGTCCTCCTCACGATACAGAAGAAGACGACGTTCGCTTCTCGCTTACCGCTGAAGCCGGTCTTAACGATGGCAGTGCTTTCCCGTTTGTGTGGCTGGCTATAGCTATAGCAGTAGGCGCAAGTACAGGAGAAGGATGGGTTACAGAGTGGGTATTGTGGGATCTGGTTTATAAAGTTATTGCTGGCGTAGCTATGGGTTACGTCATTGGCAGGGGGCTGGCATATCTTATTTTTTACCTACCCAGGAGCTCTTCTTTTCCTGAGACAGGCGATGGCTTTGTTGCCTTGTCTGCTACGTTGGTAACTTATGGCCTGACAGAAATGGTACATGGGTATGGCTTTATAGCCGTGTTTATAGCAGCGCTAACCATGAGCAGTTATGAAGAAGGGCACGAATATCATACCGAAATGCACGACTTTGTAACGCAGATAGAGCGTATCCTGATGGTAATACTGCTGATGTTGTTTGGAGGAAGCCTGGTTACCGGACTGTTGGATCATTTAACCTGGGAGGGAGTTTTGCTGGGTCTCGGGTTCTTGTTCATTATCAGGCCCCTGACAGCCTATATCTCTATTTTTAAAGATAATTGTAGTATCAGAGAAAAGGTAGCGATAAGCTTTTTCGGGATACGTGGCATCGGGTCTTTCTTTTACCTGGCTTTTGCATTTAATGAGGCAAATTTTACTGATACGGATGAATTGTGGTCTATAGTTGGGTTTATAGTTATGGTTTCTATCGTGCTGCATGGCGTAACGGCATCCAGGGTGATGGATTACCTGGACTCGAGCCGGCGAAGAGAGAGGAGAGCTAAAAGACGGCTGGCTTCTGAGAATAAAGGAAGGTCATACAGGGATGAACAAGTTTAA
- a CDS encoding 3-hydroxyanthranilate 3,4-dioxygenase has translation MAVAKPFNFKKWIDENRHLLKPPVGNQQVFKGNDDFIVMVVGGPNARKDYHYDESEEFFYQLEGDITVKIIDDGKPVDIEIKEGEIFLLPPRVPHSPQRPANTVGLVIERYRREGEKDGFMWFCENCGNKLHEDFTEVTDIVKQLPVIMGNFWDDEQKRTCSKCGDVLQPPAKPAETVK, from the coding sequence ATGGCTGTAGCAAAACCTTTCAACTTTAAAAAATGGATTGACGAAAACCGCCACCTGCTTAAACCACCCGTTGGCAACCAGCAGGTGTTTAAAGGCAACGACGATTTTATTGTGATGGTAGTAGGCGGCCCGAATGCCCGCAAAGATTACCATTACGACGAAAGCGAAGAGTTTTTCTACCAGCTTGAAGGCGACATCACCGTAAAAATAATTGATGACGGTAAGCCTGTGGATATCGAGATAAAAGAAGGGGAGATTTTCCTGTTGCCGCCACGTGTACCGCACTCGCCACAGCGCCCTGCCAACACTGTTGGCTTGGTGATAGAGCGCTACCGCCGCGAAGGGGAAAAAGATGGTTTTATGTGGTTTTGCGAGAACTGTGGCAACAAACTGCACGAAGATTTTACCGAAGTAACTGACATCGTAAAGCAGCTGCCAGTAATTATGGGCAATTTCTGGGATGATGAACAGAAGCGCACCTGCAGCAAGTGTGGCGACGTTTTACAGCCACCAGCTAAACCAGCCGAAACAGTAAAGTAA
- a CDS encoding SDR family oxidoreductase produces MNLNLQNKRAIVCGSTQGIGKAIAIELAQLGANVTLAARNEDKLRTALQDLDTSQGQQHDYIVADFTDPYNLNIQVQGYLAQQQTVHILVNNTGGPAGGPITEAISDEFMDAFNQHLIANHLLAKAVIPGMKAANYGRIINIISTSVKQPLHGLGVSNTIRGAVASWAKTMANELGQFGITVNNVLPGATRTGRLESIIENKAKKTATEVDTMEEEMMKEIPALRFAEPEEVAAAAAFLATPAAAYINGINVPVDGGRTGCL; encoded by the coding sequence ATGAACCTGAACCTACAGAACAAACGCGCTATAGTTTGCGGCAGCACGCAAGGCATCGGCAAAGCCATTGCCATAGAACTGGCACAACTGGGAGCCAACGTAACCTTAGCCGCCCGCAACGAAGACAAATTACGAACAGCACTACAAGACCTGGATACGAGCCAGGGCCAGCAGCACGACTATATAGTTGCCGACTTTACAGACCCTTACAACCTGAACATACAGGTACAGGGCTACCTGGCCCAGCAGCAAACCGTACATATTTTGGTAAACAACACCGGTGGCCCGGCCGGCGGACCAATTACCGAAGCTATCTCGGATGAGTTTATGGATGCCTTTAACCAGCACCTGATCGCGAACCACCTGCTGGCAAAAGCGGTAATTCCGGGCATGAAGGCAGCCAACTATGGCCGTATCATCAATATCATCAGCACCTCGGTAAAGCAGCCGTTGCATGGTTTGGGTGTATCAAATACTATTCGAGGGGCAGTGGCAAGCTGGGCTAAAACAATGGCAAACGAGCTGGGGCAATTTGGGATAACCGTAAACAACGTGCTACCCGGCGCAACACGTACCGGTCGCCTGGAATCCATCATCGAAAACAAAGCGAAGAAAACCGCTACTGAAGTAGACACTATGGAAGAAGAGATGATGAAGGAAATACCGGCCCTTCGCTTTGCCGAACCCGAAGAAGTTGCCGCCGCCGCTGCGTTTTTAGCGACTCCAGCTGCTGCTTATATCAACGGTATTAACGTGCCGGTTGATGGCGGCAGGACGGGATGTTTATAG
- a CDS encoding aldehyde dehydrogenase has product MQHIHNYINGELVMPVAGQYIDNYNPALGEVYSLIPDSDEQDVEQAVQAALAAFPAWSKTPAEKRGQILMRIADLIDQNLDQLAEAESVDNGKPLKLAKSVDIPRASSNMRFYGTAIQHFASEAHYMEGTDAINYTVRHPHGVVGCISPWNLPLYLFTWKIAPALAAGNCVVAKPSEVTPMTAFLLSEICIEAGLPAGVLNIVHGYGHKVGAAMTTHPKVPVISFTGGTATGKTIAATASPMFKKLSLELGGKNPNIIFADCDFNNALHTTIHSSFANQGQICLCGSRIFIERPIYEKFRDAFVEKVRTMKVGDPMEEGSKLGAVVSEQHMQKVLSYIELAKQEGGTILTGGEQVQVDGRCKNGWFIAPTIVEGLPYNCRTNTEEIFGPVVTLMPFDSEEEVIQYANCTDYGLAATIWTNNLQRAHHVAHQVHSGIVWINTWLLRDLRTPFGGMKNSGVGREGGFEALRFFTEPQNICVKL; this is encoded by the coding sequence GTGCAGCACATACATAACTATATAAACGGCGAGTTGGTAATGCCTGTGGCCGGGCAGTACATCGACAACTATAACCCGGCGCTTGGCGAAGTGTATTCTCTGATTCCGGATTCGGATGAGCAGGATGTGGAGCAGGCGGTGCAGGCTGCGTTGGCAGCTTTCCCGGCGTGGTCTAAAACGCCGGCCGAAAAACGTGGACAGATACTGATGCGCATTGCTGACCTGATAGACCAGAACCTGGACCAACTGGCCGAAGCTGAATCTGTGGACAATGGCAAACCGCTGAAACTGGCTAAGTCGGTGGATATACCACGGGCCAGCAGCAACATGCGCTTTTATGGTACAGCCATTCAGCATTTTGCTTCGGAAGCGCATTACATGGAAGGCACCGATGCCATCAACTATACCGTGCGTCATCCGCATGGCGTAGTAGGCTGCATTTCTCCCTGGAACCTGCCTTTATACCTGTTCACCTGGAAGATCGCTCCTGCCCTGGCAGCAGGAAATTGCGTGGTAGCCAAGCCATCAGAAGTAACTCCCATGACGGCTTTCCTGTTATCAGAAATCTGTATAGAAGCTGGTTTACCGGCTGGTGTGCTGAACATCGTGCATGGTTACGGTCATAAGGTTGGCGCTGCCATGACGACTCACCCTAAAGTTCCGGTTATCTCGTTTACAGGAGGCACTGCAACAGGCAAAACTATAGCTGCAACAGCGTCTCCGATGTTCAAGAAACTGTCACTTGAGTTAGGTGGCAAGAACCCGAACATCATCTTCGCGGACTGCGACTTTAACAATGCACTGCATACAACTATACACTCGTCGTTTGCCAACCAGGGACAGATATGCCTGTGCGGTTCCCGCATTTTTATTGAACGCCCAATCTATGAGAAGTTTCGGGATGCATTTGTAGAGAAGGTGAGAACCATGAAAGTGGGCGACCCGATGGAAGAAGGCTCTAAACTTGGAGCGGTTGTATCGGAGCAGCACATGCAAAAGGTGCTTTCTTACATAGAGCTGGCCAAACAGGAAGGCGGAACCATACTTACCGGAGGAGAACAAGTACAGGTAGATGGCCGCTGCAAGAACGGCTGGTTTATAGCCCCGACTATAGTTGAAGGCCTGCCTTACAACTGCCGCACCAATACCGAAGAGATATTCGGACCGGTAGTTACGCTCATGCCTTTTGACTCGGAAGAAGAAGTGATCCAATACGCCAACTGTACCGACTACGGCCTTGCTGCTACTATCTGGACAAACAATTTACAACGGGCCCACCACGTAGCACACCAGGTTCATTCCGGCATCGTCTGGATCAACACCTGGCTTCTGCGCGATTTACGTACACCGTTCGGCGGCATGAAAAACTCCGGCGTTGGCCGTGAAGGTGGTTTTGAAGCACTCCGTTTCTTTACCGAGCCTCAGAATATCTGTGTGAAGTTGTAG